Proteins encoded in a region of the Cardiocondyla obscurior isolate alpha-2009 linkage group LG18, Cobs3.1, whole genome shotgun sequence genome:
- the LOC139109639 gene encoding D-beta-hydroxybutyrate dehydrogenase, mitochondrial produces MPSSSGNKEADDSQTWELAERCLLPIAFSHAIAVILATILNTFGISQTSSFVLFLLLLVISIGSTLFYHNLKVTAAGKAILITGCDSRVGCALARQLDDLGFTVFAGFSNKTENEDIMQKLKEHASGRLHVLQLDITSERDIHSTFLYVNENLPDGAPGLWALVHAAAWVTLGECEWVPPSVLKRSIDINFIGLARLTQVFLPLVRRSKGRIVLVSSLLARIPSPVRGIYCALKAAVEAWGSCLRLEMRRWGVDVVIVETGEYVSGNAWLKDNTALLDQARDMWTQLDPQTRKEYGQELFQTEMLALEKYTQGPEADLTAVTRTLTDAVVKTFPMRRYTPVSRSERIQALCNHYLPKPIYDILYTN; encoded by the exons aTGCCGTCATCGAGTGGAAATAAAGAGGCCGACGACAGTCAGACATGGGAATTAGCAGAGAGGTGTCTATTACCCATCGCCTTTTCGCATGCAATCGCAGTCATCCTAGCAACTATATTGAACACCTTTGGGATTTCACAAACGTCTAGCTTTGTACTCTTCTTGTTGTTATTGGTCATATCCATAGGATCTACATTATTCTATCACAATTTAAAG GTTACTGCAGCAGGAAAGGCAATACTAATCACAGGTTGCGATTCGCGAGTCGGATGTGCTTTGGCCAGACAATTAGACGATTTG GGCTTTACCGTATTCGCCGGATTTAGTAATAAAACCGAGAATGAAGACATTAtgcagaaattaaaagaacacGCGTCTGGAAGATTGCATGTGTTGCAACTAGATATTACCAGCGAACGTGATATACACTCGACTTTTCTTTACGTCAATGAAAATTTACCTGACGGTGCTCCTG GATTATGGGCACTCGTGCATGCCGCTGCCTGGGTGACTCTTGGAGAATGTGAGTGGGTGCCCCCATCTGTTCTCAAACGAAGCATAGATATTAACTTCATTGGCTTAGCGCGTTTAACTCAG GTATTTCTTCCTCTGGTCAGGAGGTCAAAGGGCCGAATTGTTCTCGTTAGCAGTCTCTTGGCGCGGATACCGAGTCCCGTCCGAGGAATTTATTGCGCCCTCAAG GCCGCTGTAGAAGCTTGGGGGTCATGCCTAAGGCTGGAGATGCGGAGATGGGGTGTCGACGTGGTGATCGTCGAAACCGGGGAATATGTATCTGGTAATGCATGGCTGAAGGACAATACCGCGTTGCTCGATCAAGCCAGAGATATGTGGACTCAGCTGGATCCTCAAACTCGCAAAGAATACGGGCAGGAATTGTTTCAAACGGAAATGCTGGCTCTTGAGAAGTATACCCAGGGACCTGAGGCCGACCTAACCGCCGTTACGAGAACTCTAACAGATGCTGTAGTAAAGACTTTCCCGATGCGACGATACACGCCGGTGTCGCGCAGCGAACGAATTCAGGCCTTATGCAATCATTACCTGCCGAAACCCATTtatgatatattatatacaaattgA